A genomic region of Colletotrichum destructivum chromosome 5, complete sequence contains the following coding sequences:
- a CDS encoding Putative tetratricopeptide-like helical domain superfamily, malT-like TPR region: protein MDRQTHFGSTTGHVAFPGAHVETGGTLNVTVSDTRPTPTTARPSFVFPFEQNKDFIDRPDVVASLDALLPPVDEYQSAALWGLGGSGKTQIALEFAYSRFHQTNCAVYWVHADNEATFTQDYEALARKAGLDKKGKDLLHAVRGWIEAQPRWLLVVDNADDISIFGVGSDSGSTRDNGNPTEETCLYDYIPRGPVGTVLWTTRDERLVGSLVGVRQGLQVGRMTAGEATALFESTRGNDVLNDEKDSVSELLTKLDYLPLAVSQAAAYIRRLSVPIAQYLSRLDEVKKRWKILQKSEHDRHRRPAVPNSILQTWSISMDHLKKKDHTAYNLLLTLAYVHNENIPESFIHAAARSCRANIGQSTSSPTSPTESDDESDDDDDAAATAVVRLREFSFLSARKPQETGQTYEMHGLVQDAARYALSRKTRREEAARFSKIALLLISDLFPSNPKETWEEYELWLPHALQSSEWAEVCEADANQEIAALLMKVNDYLLNRGRYNEMLAITRKAYLFGRASLGVTHPITLLNMNKLAELYAIQKRYEDAEEVALEAVELTQQAFGMRHRTTLTAMTRLAAFLKNGNKLDDAEKILTEVLKPRTLLQSLEEISLDTAQFQAMVQLALVYHRQGKYNVAEQIQIKLLRFQEDFLGKKDLETMSTMARLAKTYSSQGKYPEAETIMAEVLELEIEINGKMNIGTIFTMLQLAQTYNAQGKHEDAEHLLVEALKLREDISGKKHQGNIWLKSILSEAYTAQGKHNDAEHHLLEALKLQEDIFGKNDKNYLALRFALSATCTAQGKHNDAERHLVEALKLHEDIFGKNDKNYLALRFALSATCTAQGKHNDAERHTVEALKLYGDLFGKWEPTTTQTIVDLTRADQAQETVDGDDENRQR, encoded by the exons ATGGACCGGCAGACCCATTTTGGATCGACGACCGGGCATGTCGCATTCCCCGGCGCCCATGTTGAAACGGGAGGGACGCTCAACGTAACTGTTTCGGACACCC GCCCAACACCGACCACAGCACGGCCGAGTTTCGTCTTCCCTTTCGAACAAAACAAGGACTTCATCGACCGGCCCGATGTCGTCGCCAGCCTTGACGCTCTGCTCCCTCCCGTCGACGAATACCAGAGCGCTGCTCTTTGGGGTCTGGGGGGGTCCGG GAAAACGCAAATAGCACTCGAGTTTGCGTACAGCCGTTTCCATCAGACGAACTGCGCCGTCTACTGGGTCCACGCAGACAACGAGGCGACGTTCACGCAAGACTACGAAGCCCTTGCAAGAAAAGCCGGGCTTgacaagaagggcaaggactTGCTTCATGCCGTGCGCGGTTGGATAGAGGCGCAGCCTCGCTGGCTTCTCGTTGTCGACAACGCGGACGACATCAGCATTTTTGGTGTTGGTTCAGACTCGGGATCTACGAGGGACAACGGAAACCCGACCGAGGAGACTTGCCTCTACGATTACATACCCCGGGGCCCCGTTGGAACTGTGCTTTGGACCACTCGCGACGAAAGGCTCGTGGGCAGTCTTGTGGGTGTTCGACAGGGACTGCAAGTCGGTCGGATGACGGCTGGCGAGGCCACGGCACTCTTTGAGAGCACGAGAGGAAATGATGTCCTCAACGACGAAAAGGATTCCGTCTCCGAGTTGTTGACAAAGCTGGACTATCTTCCTCTGGCTGTATCGCAGGCCGCGGCGTACATCCGCCGGTTGTCCGTACCGATAGCGCAGTACTTATCGAGGCTGGATGAAGTAAAAAAAAGGTGGAAGATCTTGCAGAAGTCAGAACACGACCGACATCGCAGACCTGCCGTCCCGAACAGCATTCTTCAGACATGGAGCATTTCGATGGACCACCTCAAAAAGAAGGACCACACAGCATACAACCTCCTTCTCACCCTCGCCTACGTCCACAATGAGAACATTCCCGAAAGTTTCATCCATGCAGCGGCAAGATCGTGCCGCGCCAACATCGGACAAAGCACAAGCAGTCCGACCTCGCCCACAGAGAGTGACGATGAATcggatgacgatgatgacgccgccgctacTGCTGTGGTTCGGTTGAGGGAGTTCTCGTTCCTATCCGCGCGGAAGCCCCAAGAAACCGGTCAGACTTACGAGATGCACGGGCTTGTACAGGACGCCGCTCGATATGCCCTGAGCCGGAAAACGCGCCGAGAGGAGGCCGCGCGGTTTTCCAAGATAGCCCTACTTCTCATATCAGACCTCTTTCCCTCGAATCCGAAGGAGACCTGGGAAGAATACGAGTTATGGCTTCCTCATGCGCTGCAGAGCAGTGAGTGGGCTGAGGTTTGCGAAGCGGATGCAAATCAAGAAATTGCGGCTCTTCTGATGAAAGTCAATGACTACCTCTTGAATCGCGGCCGATACAACGAAATGCTGGCTATTACTCGAAAAGCATACTTGTTTGGGCGGGCCTCACTGGGGGTGACGCACCCTATCACACTGCTAAACATGAACAAACTTGCAGAGCTGTATGCCATTCAAAAACGATACGAGGATGCAGAAGAGGTTGCATTAGAAGCCGTCGAACTAACCCAGCAGGCTTTTGGCATGAGGCATCGCACAACTCTCACTGCGATGACAAGACTTGCAGCATTCCTCAAAAATGGCAACAAGCTCGACGATGCAGAGAAGATCCTGACGGAAGTGTTAAAGCCAAGAACTCTGCTTCAATCTCTTGAAGAAATCAGCTTGGACACAGCCCAGTTCCAGGCCATGGTTCAACTTGCGTTAGTATACCACAGGCAAGGGAAATATAACGTCGCAGAGCAAATCCAGATAAAATTGCTCAGATTCCAAGAGGACTTCCTTGGCAAGAAGGATCTAGAGACAATGAGTACTATGGCTCGACTTGCAAAAACATACAGCTCTCAAGGAAAGTACCCAGAGGCAGAAACGATAATGGCAGAGGTCTTAGAGCTAGAGATTGAGATCAACGGTAAAATGAATATCGGCACAATCTTCACCATGCTTCAACTTGCGCAAACATACAACGCCCAGGGGAAACATGAAGATGCGGAGCATCTTCTGGTTGAAGCGCTGAAGTTGCGAGAGGATATCAGTGGCAAGAAGCATCAGGGCAACATCTGGCTTAAGTCAATACTTTCGGAAGCGTACACCGCTCAGGGAAAGCACAATGATGCAGAGCATCATCTACTGGAAGCGCTGAAGCTACAAGAGGATATATTTGGTAAGAATGATAAGAACTACCTCGCTCTTAGGTTTGCACTTTCAGCGACGTGCACCGCGCAGGGAAAGCACAATGATGCAGAGCGTCATCTGGTGGAAGCGCTGAAGCTACATGAGGATATATTTGGTAAGAATGATAAGAACTACCTCGCTCTTAGGTTTGCACTTTCAGCGACGTGCACCGCGCAGGGAAAGCACAATGATGCAGAGCGTCATACAGTGGAAGCGCTGAAGCTATATGGGGATCTCTTTGGCAAATGGGAACCAACCACAACCCAGACGATAGTCGACCTCACGAGAGCAGACCAAGCCCAGGAAACGgtcgacggagacgacgagaatAGGCAAAGGTAG